From the Paludisphaera mucosa genome, one window contains:
- a CDS encoding sugar phosphate isomerase/epimerase family protein — protein MFVACSTLCFANEPLESALRHIAELEFDKFELAVVESGQHLRPSEVGEDPEGAILRLKRGPALIPSTLYLDFGPVDWADPVQKKRFDNHCRFAKLLNVAVLTLTASPAGTTVEQEMARVTSLSATAMREGLVLALLTHRDAITGDPAAALRLCKSVPGLGLTLDPSHFVNGPAKESEVDLLYPYVQNIHLRDTGKNANEFQVRIGQGQIEYARIVNQLLRVGYNRALTVAILDLPDNAFDREVEVRKLKLLLETLL, from the coding sequence GTGTTCGTAGCCTGTAGCACGCTCTGCTTCGCGAACGAGCCCCTGGAGTCCGCTCTGCGACACATCGCCGAGCTGGAATTCGACAAGTTCGAGCTCGCCGTCGTCGAGAGCGGTCAACACCTGCGGCCGTCCGAGGTCGGCGAGGATCCCGAGGGCGCCATCCTGCGACTCAAGCGGGGGCCGGCCCTCATCCCCTCGACGCTCTACCTCGACTTCGGGCCGGTCGACTGGGCCGACCCCGTCCAGAAGAAGCGGTTCGACAACCACTGCCGGTTCGCCAAGCTCCTGAACGTCGCCGTGCTCACGCTCACGGCGTCGCCGGCGGGGACGACCGTCGAGCAGGAGATGGCGCGGGTGACGAGCCTCTCGGCGACCGCCATGCGCGAAGGCCTTGTGCTCGCCCTGCTCACCCATCGCGACGCCATCACCGGCGACCCCGCCGCGGCGCTTCGGCTCTGCAAGTCGGTGCCGGGCCTCGGCCTGACGCTCGATCCCAGCCATTTCGTCAACGGGCCGGCCAAGGAGTCGGAAGTCGATCTGCTCTACCCGTACGTCCAGAACATCCACCTCCGCGACACGGGCAAGAACGCGAACGAATTCCAGGTCCGCATCGGCCAGGGGCAGATCGAATACGCGCGGATCGTGAACCAACTCCTCCGGGTCGGCTACAATCGGGCGTTGACCGTGGCGATCCTCGACCTCCCCGACAACGCCTTCGACCGCGAGGTCGAGGTCCGCAAGCTGAAGCTGCTGCTCGAAACGCTCCTCTGA
- the ribH gene encoding 6,7-dimethyl-8-ribityllumazine synthase, producing MPIYEGDFSPPPGRFAIVVSRFNALVTEPLLAGSRDVFVRHGVADDRLDVYWVPGSFEVPLVARKLAEAGRHAAIVCLGCVIRGETGHYDHVAGQAAGGVLQAGLATGVPVIFGVLTTETVEQALNRAGLKAGNKGGEAAMAAIEMVNLLAKIGTQ from the coding sequence ATGCCGATCTACGAAGGCGATTTCTCCCCCCCCCCGGGCCGGTTCGCGATCGTCGTCTCCCGTTTCAATGCGCTCGTGACGGAGCCGCTGTTGGCCGGCAGCCGGGACGTCTTCGTCCGTCACGGCGTCGCCGACGACCGCCTTGACGTCTACTGGGTCCCCGGCTCCTTCGAGGTTCCGCTCGTCGCCCGCAAGCTGGCCGAGGCCGGCCGACACGCCGCCATCGTCTGCCTGGGCTGCGTGATTCGGGGCGAGACGGGCCACTACGACCATGTCGCCGGCCAAGCCGCCGGCGGCGTCCTCCAGGCCGGCCTGGCGACGGGCGTTCCTGTGATCTTCGGCGTCCTCACGACGGAGACCGTCGAGCAGGCCCTGAATCGCGCGGGGCTCAAAGCCGGCAACAAGGGGGGCGAAGCGGCCATGGCGGCGATCGAGATGGTCAACCTGCTCGCGAAGATCGGGACCCAATAA
- the coaE gene encoding dephospho-CoA kinase (Dephospho-CoA kinase (CoaE) performs the final step in coenzyme A biosynthesis.), translating into MPESSTTIGEPIARAKRWKHGAIPVVGLIGGVGGGKSAAAAALAARGAFVIDADSVGHATLRRPEVVRRLAERFGDGILDVDGGVDRRALGRIVFADEAARRDLESIVHPLMVDEFERLTADAERRDDARFVILDAAVLLESGWDRACDLVVYIDASQAIRLERVRRSRGWSAEELERREAAQWPVDRKMARADRVLINDGDVSDLESQVDRLVAWLDSAVPPTADRRPSPGPLP; encoded by the coding sequence ATGCCCGAGTCGTCCACGACTATCGGCGAGCCGATCGCGCGAGCGAAGCGATGGAAGCACGGCGCGATCCCCGTCGTCGGCCTGATCGGGGGCGTCGGCGGCGGCAAGAGCGCCGCGGCGGCGGCCCTGGCGGCCCGCGGGGCCTTCGTGATCGACGCCGACTCCGTGGGGCACGCGACCCTTCGGCGTCCCGAGGTCGTCAGGCGCCTTGCGGAACGCTTCGGGGACGGCATTCTCGACGTGGACGGCGGTGTCGACCGTCGGGCCCTGGGCCGCATCGTGTTCGCCGACGAGGCCGCTCGACGCGACCTGGAGTCGATCGTCCACCCCCTGATGGTCGACGAGTTCGAAAGGCTCACGGCCGACGCCGAGCGTCGCGACGACGCCCGATTCGTCATCCTCGACGCCGCAGTCCTGCTGGAGTCGGGCTGGGACCGGGCGTGCGACCTCGTCGTCTACATCGACGCCTCGCAGGCCATCCGCCTGGAACGCGTCCGTCGCTCGCGAGGTTGGTCGGCCGAGGAACTGGAGCGTCGCGAGGCGGCTCAGTGGCCCGTCGATCGCAAGATGGCTCGCGCCGATCGCGTGTTGATCAATGATGGAGATGTTTCGGATCTCGAGTCGCAGGTCGACCGGCTTGTCGCCTGGCTCGATTCCGCGGTCCCGCCGACGGCCGACCGACGGCCTTCTCCGGGCCCGCTCCCATGA
- the rho gene encoding transcription termination factor Rho — translation MANETRPRREPSGSSRIRKTTASTPSPAQDENVGSVASTPSYSPPAEAPKPAEPYRERERPSREPFREEGPADREPIRFIRPRDRAEAGAERPEREPGMTIRERLARDRAERESAGSPPAHDGIPLTRDRDRDREAPSSVRERIREAREPEPTPVYRDRERPEREPSFNSRDRDYAAPAKFERPAAPPAFPAEAPAETFPDVDDEDVFGDVAIHDRYEDIKRGEIHLTELQKMTMPQLIKTAKSEGIADFMGLKKQDLIFKILKERVKQNGLMYGEGTLEVLPDGFGFLRSPDYNYLPCPDDIYVSPSQIRRFGLKTGAIVSGQIRPPKENERYFALLRVEAINFEDPDKLSEKVGFDDLTPLHPQGRIKLETSNEEINMRVVDLVTPIGFGQRGVIVAPPRTGKTILLQKIANSILTNHPEAYVMVLLIDERPEEVTDMERSVKGPTAEVISSTFDEPASRHIQVAEMVIEKAKRMVEFGKDVVILLDSITRLARAYNTEAPHSGKILTGGIDASALQKPKRFFGAARKIEEAGSLTILATALVDTGSRMDDVIFEEFKGTGNMELHLDRRLVDKRVWPAIDINKSGTRREELLMEADELRRAWILRRVLNDMNPVEAMEFLIGRMKKLKSNAEFLSSMNLS, via the coding sequence ATGGCCAACGAGACACGCCCCCGCCGGGAGCCTTCCGGTAGCTCCCGCATCCGCAAGACGACCGCGTCGACCCCTTCGCCAGCCCAGGACGAGAACGTCGGCTCCGTCGCATCGACTCCGAGCTACTCCCCGCCCGCCGAGGCCCCGAAGCCCGCCGAACCTTACCGAGAGCGCGAACGGCCGAGCCGCGAGCCGTTCCGCGAGGAAGGCCCCGCCGACCGCGAGCCCATCCGGTTCATCCGCCCCCGCGACCGCGCCGAGGCCGGGGCCGAACGGCCTGAGCGCGAACCCGGGATGACGATTCGCGAACGTCTCGCACGCGACCGAGCCGAGCGCGAGTCGGCCGGCTCCCCGCCCGCCCACGACGGCATCCCGCTCACGCGAGATCGCGACCGGGACCGGGAAGCCCCCTCCTCCGTCCGCGAGCGCATCCGCGAGGCTCGCGAGCCCGAGCCGACGCCCGTCTACCGCGATCGCGAGCGGCCCGAGCGCGAGCCCTCGTTCAATTCGCGCGACCGCGACTACGCGGCGCCTGCGAAGTTCGAGCGTCCCGCCGCTCCGCCGGCGTTCCCCGCCGAGGCGCCCGCCGAGACGTTCCCCGACGTCGACGACGAGGACGTCTTCGGCGACGTGGCGATCCACGACCGCTACGAGGACATCAAGCGCGGCGAGATCCACCTCACCGAGCTGCAGAAGATGACCATGCCCCAGCTCATCAAGACGGCGAAGTCCGAGGGCATCGCCGACTTCATGGGCCTGAAGAAGCAGGATCTCATCTTCAAGATCCTGAAGGAGCGGGTGAAGCAGAACGGCCTGATGTACGGCGAGGGGACGCTGGAAGTCCTCCCGGACGGCTTCGGCTTCCTCCGCAGCCCCGACTACAACTACCTCCCCTGCCCCGACGACATCTACGTCTCGCCCAGCCAGATCCGCCGCTTCGGGCTCAAGACCGGGGCCATCGTGTCGGGCCAAATCCGCCCGCCCAAGGAGAATGAGCGCTATTTCGCGCTGCTGCGGGTCGAGGCGATCAACTTCGAGGATCCCGACAAGCTCAGCGAGAAGGTCGGCTTCGACGACCTGACGCCGCTGCACCCGCAGGGCCGGATCAAGCTCGAGACGAGCAACGAAGAGATCAATATGCGGGTCGTCGACCTGGTGACCCCGATCGGCTTCGGCCAGCGCGGCGTGATCGTGGCCCCGCCGCGGACCGGCAAGACGATCCTGCTGCAGAAGATCGCTAATAGCATCCTGACCAACCACCCCGAAGCCTACGTCATGGTCCTCCTGATCGACGAACGGCCCGAGGAGGTCACCGACATGGAGCGGTCGGTCAAGGGCCCGACGGCCGAGGTGATCAGCTCGACCTTCGACGAGCCCGCCTCGCGCCACATCCAGGTCGCCGAGATGGTCATCGAGAAGGCCAAGCGGATGGTCGAGTTCGGCAAGGACGTCGTGATCCTGCTCGACTCGATCACCCGCCTCGCCCGCGCCTACAACACCGAGGCGCCGCACTCGGGCAAGATCCTCACGGGCGGCATTGACGCCTCGGCCCTGCAGAAGCCCAAACGCTTTTTCGGGGCCGCCCGCAAGATCGAGGAGGCCGGCAGCTTGACGATCCTCGCGACCGCGCTCGTCGACACCGGCAGCCGGATGGACGACGTGATCTTCGAGGAGTTCAAGGGGACCGGCAACATGGAGCTGCATCTCGACCGACGCCTGGTCGACAAGCGGGTCTGGCCGGCCATCGACATCAACAAGTCGGGCACCCGCCGCGAAGAGCTGCTCATGGAGGCCGACGAGCTGCGGCGGGCCTGGATCCTTCGCCGGGTCCTCAACGACATGAACCCCGTCGAGGCCATGGAGTTCCTCATCGGCCGGATGAAGAAGCTCAAGAGCAACGCCGAGTTCCTCTCCAGCATGAACCTGTCCTGA
- a CDS encoding phosphotransferase family protein: protein MQELTSENAADYLRDSRRIDPAKAVTVRELSGGVSNVVLRVDAAGRHPFVVKQCRERLRVAVEWLARLDRIWVEHATLKVLSQLLPAGVVPEVLFEDRDEFLFAMTCAADDSETWKVQLMRGDADPRVAARLGTYLATIHADAPGHPARAALLADTSLFDELRVDPYYRTTARAHPELAARFDGLIAAMNLPFERRALVLGDFSPKNILVHSGGLVLLDFECAHLGDPAFDLGFFLSHLALKRIHGVVGDEAYRGLVDAFLGAYFAGLGDRLGPQAALTSRGVAHTAACLLARVDGKSPVEYLDAAGRAVARRSALALFAQPAADWDAMHRILDAAVHSRA from the coding sequence ATGCAAGAGCTGACGTCCGAGAACGCGGCCGACTATCTTCGCGACTCTAGGAGGATCGACCCCGCGAAGGCCGTCACGGTGCGAGAGCTGAGCGGCGGCGTTTCCAACGTCGTCCTCCGCGTCGATGCGGCCGGCCGCCACCCGTTCGTCGTCAAGCAATGCCGCGAGCGACTGAGGGTCGCGGTCGAATGGCTAGCACGGTTGGATCGCATCTGGGTCGAGCATGCGACGCTGAAGGTGCTCTCGCAACTCCTCCCGGCCGGCGTCGTCCCCGAGGTCCTGTTCGAGGATCGCGACGAGTTCCTGTTCGCGATGACCTGCGCGGCCGACGATTCGGAGACCTGGAAGGTTCAGCTCATGCGCGGCGACGCCGACCCGCGGGTGGCGGCGCGGCTCGGGACGTATCTCGCGACGATCCACGCCGACGCGCCGGGGCATCCTGCGCGGGCGGCTTTGCTCGCCGACACGAGCCTCTTCGATGAGCTTCGCGTCGATCCCTATTACCGCACCACGGCCCGCGCCCATCCCGAGCTGGCGGCCCGGTTCGACGGGCTCATCGCCGCGATGAACCTTCCTTTTGAGCGACGCGCCTTGGTCCTGGGCGACTTCAGCCCCAAAAACATCCTCGTTCACTCCGGCGGCCTGGTCCTGCTGGATTTCGAGTGCGCGCACCTGGGCGACCCGGCGTTCGACCTGGGTTTCTTCCTCAGCCACCTCGCCCTCAAGCGAATCCACGGCGTCGTCGGCGACGAGGCTTATCGCGGTCTTGTCGACGCCTTCCTCGGGGCCTACTTCGCAGGGCTGGGCGATCGGCTTGGACCGCAGGCGGCGTTGACGTCGCGAGGCGTCGCGCACACCGCGGCTTGCCTTCTCGCCCGGGTCGACGGCAAGAGCCCGGTCGAGTATCTCGACGCGGCCGGCCGCGCGGTCGCTCGCCGTTCGGCCTTGGCCCTGTTCGCCCAGCCCGCCGCCGACTGGGACGCGATGCATCGGATTTTGGACGCCGCCGTCCATTCCCGGGCATGA
- the eno gene encoding phosphopyruvate hydratase gives MPILQALKARQVLDSRGRPTVEVDAIVAGGAIGRAIVPSGASTGRHEALERRDGDPARYAGLGVLKAVAGIHSTIAPAIQGMDVDDQGAIDAALIALDGTSNKGRLGANALLGVSMAVAHASAAAREEELFIHINRLWRARAEGLGEDVPKAPTLPLPMVNMISGGLHAGRNLDIQDILFIPIGAESYSHALETIVAMYRAVGAELARLGLESVLVGDEGGYGPKLKDDEQAFQIVVDAMLACGLTPGEDAAIALDVASTHFFDAASRSYRLTGVERPLDSDAMVEMLARWTDRYPIVSIEDGLAEDDWEGWQALTKRLGASAQLIGDDLFVTQTARLARGIEIGAANAVLIKVNQVGTLSETLDALAMARRSGFRPVVSARSGETEDATIADLAVGTAAGQIKIGSVARSERLAKYNRLLRIEEALGPNAAFAGRGVLP, from the coding sequence ATGCCGATTCTGCAGGCGTTGAAGGCGCGACAGGTCCTGGATTCGCGAGGCCGACCGACGGTGGAAGTCGACGCCATCGTGGCCGGCGGCGCGATCGGCCGCGCGATCGTCCCCTCGGGCGCGAGCACCGGACGGCACGAGGCTCTCGAACGGCGCGACGGAGATCCCGCACGCTACGCCGGCCTTGGCGTGTTGAAGGCCGTCGCCGGCATCCATTCGACGATCGCCCCGGCCATCCAGGGGATGGACGTCGACGACCAAGGGGCGATCGACGCCGCGCTCATCGCTCTCGACGGCACGTCGAACAAGGGACGGTTGGGGGCGAACGCCCTGCTCGGGGTCTCCATGGCCGTTGCCCACGCTTCGGCGGCCGCGCGGGAAGAAGAATTGTTTATCCATATCAATCGTCTCTGGAGGGCTCGCGCCGAGGGCCTCGGCGAGGACGTCCCGAAGGCGCCGACGCTCCCCCTACCGATGGTCAACATGATCTCGGGCGGCCTGCACGCCGGCCGCAACCTCGACATTCAGGACATCCTTTTCATCCCGATCGGGGCCGAAAGCTACAGCCACGCGCTCGAGACGATCGTCGCGATGTATCGAGCGGTGGGCGCTGAGCTAGCCCGTCTCGGGCTCGAATCGGTGCTCGTCGGCGACGAGGGGGGCTATGGTCCCAAGCTCAAGGACGACGAACAGGCGTTCCAGATCGTCGTCGACGCGATGCTCGCCTGCGGGCTGACGCCAGGGGAGGACGCCGCGATCGCGCTCGACGTGGCGTCGACCCACTTCTTCGACGCGGCCTCGCGCAGCTATCGGCTCACCGGGGTCGAGCGCCCGCTCGATTCGGACGCCATGGTCGAGATGCTGGCGCGGTGGACAGACCGTTATCCGATCGTTTCCATCGAAGACGGCCTGGCCGAGGATGACTGGGAAGGCTGGCAGGCGCTCACGAAAAGGCTCGGGGCGTCCGCCCAGCTCATCGGCGACGACCTCTTCGTGACCCAGACGGCGCGCCTGGCCCGCGGCATCGAGATCGGCGCGGCGAATGCCGTCCTCATCAAGGTGAACCAGGTCGGGACGCTCAGCGAGACGCTGGACGCACTCGCAATGGCCCGTCGATCGGGCTTCCGGCCCGTCGTCTCGGCTCGTTCCGGCGAGACCGAGGATGCGACGATCGCCGACCTGGCCGTCGGCACGGCGGCGGGTCAGATCAAGATCGGATCCGTGGCCCGCTCGGAGCGACTCGCCAAGTACAACCGGCTGCTGCGGATCGAAGAAGCTCTCGGGCCGAACGCGGCCTTCGCAGGCCGGGGCGTGCTCCCCTGA
- a CDS encoding fumarate hydratase, producing MPEFAYQTPFPLRPDTTEYRSLGKDLVSTAIFEGEEILKIRPEALTLLAREALRDLSFLYRPAHLKAVAAILDDSEASPNDRGVAIALLRNAAVAAGFQLPMCQDTGTATVVAKKGQRVWTGCGKDEEALSRGIYETYLKENLRYSQTVPLTMFDEVNSGTNLPAQIDVYATNGSTYDFLFVAKGGGSANKSYLYQETKALLNPASLETFLKEKLRSLGTAACPPYHLAVVIGGTSAEATMKTVKLASAKYLDGLPTEGNKLGQAFRDPEMEAKVMEIARKSGIGAQFGGKYFALDARVIRLPRHGASCPVGLGVSCSADRNIKGRIDRDGVWLEVLERDPAQYIPARYRSGLGVEHGVRVDLDRPMKEVLAELSNYPVSTPLKLNGRMIVARDIAHAKIKERLDRGEGMPEYLKAHPVYYAGPAKTPPGMPSGSFGPTTAGRMDSYVDLFQSQGGSMIMIAKGNRSQAVTDACKKHGGFYLGSIGGPAALLAHDSIKKVELLEYPELGMEAVYQIDVVDFPAFILVDDKGNEFFSQLPVIA from the coding sequence ATGCCCGAATTCGCCTACCAAACGCCTTTCCCGCTCCGCCCCGACACGACCGAGTATCGCAGCCTCGGCAAAGACTTGGTCTCGACCGCGATCTTCGAAGGCGAGGAGATCCTCAAGATCCGGCCCGAAGCCCTGACGCTGCTCGCCCGGGAAGCCCTCCGCGACCTCTCGTTCCTGTACCGCCCCGCCCACCTCAAGGCCGTCGCGGCCATCCTCGACGATTCCGAAGCGTCGCCGAACGACCGAGGCGTGGCCATCGCCCTGCTCCGCAACGCCGCCGTGGCCGCCGGCTTCCAGCTCCCCATGTGCCAGGACACGGGCACGGCGACGGTCGTCGCCAAGAAAGGCCAGCGCGTCTGGACGGGGTGTGGAAAGGATGAAGAAGCCCTCTCGCGTGGGATCTACGAGACCTACCTCAAAGAGAACCTTCGCTACTCGCAGACCGTCCCATTGACGATGTTCGACGAGGTCAACTCGGGCACGAATCTGCCCGCGCAGATCGACGTCTACGCCACGAACGGTTCGACGTATGACTTCCTGTTCGTCGCCAAGGGGGGTGGATCGGCCAACAAGTCGTATCTCTACCAGGAAACCAAGGCCCTTCTGAACCCGGCGAGCCTGGAGACGTTCCTGAAGGAGAAGCTCCGCTCGCTGGGCACCGCCGCCTGCCCGCCCTATCACCTCGCCGTGGTCATCGGCGGGACCTCGGCCGAGGCCACGATGAAGACCGTCAAGCTCGCCAGCGCGAAGTACCTCGACGGCCTGCCGACCGAGGGGAACAAGCTCGGCCAGGCCTTCCGCGACCCGGAGATGGAAGCGAAGGTGATGGAGATCGCCCGAAAGAGCGGGATCGGGGCGCAGTTCGGCGGGAAGTACTTCGCGCTCGACGCCCGGGTGATCCGCCTCCCCCGCCACGGGGCCTCATGTCCCGTCGGCCTGGGCGTCTCGTGCTCGGCCGACCGCAACATCAAGGGCCGCATCGACCGCGACGGCGTCTGGCTCGAGGTCCTGGAACGAGACCCCGCGCAATACATCCCCGCCCGCTACAGGTCGGGCCTCGGCGTCGAGCACGGCGTCCGGGTCGACCTGGACCGGCCGATGAAGGAAGTCCTGGCGGAGCTGTCGAATTATCCCGTGTCGACCCCCCTTAAGCTGAACGGTCGGATGATCGTCGCCCGCGACATCGCACACGCCAAGATCAAGGAACGGCTCGACCGCGGCGAGGGGATGCCCGAGTACCTCAAGGCGCATCCAGTCTACTACGCCGGTCCGGCCAAGACGCCGCCGGGAATGCCCTCGGGATCGTTCGGGCCGACCACGGCCGGCCGGATGGACAGTTACGTCGACCTTTTCCAGTCGCAGGGCGGGTCGATGATCATGATCGCCAAGGGGAACCGCTCGCAGGCCGTCACCGACGCCTGCAAGAAGCACGGCGGCTTCTACCTCGGGTCGATCGGCGGCCCCGCCGCCCTGCTCGCCCACGACAGCATCAAGAAGGTCGAGCTGCTGGAGTACCCCGAGTTGGGGATGGAAGCGGTCTACCAGATCGACGTCGTAGACTTCCCCGCGTTCATCCTGGTCGACGACAAGGGGAACGAGTTCTTCTCGCAGCTGCCCGTGATCGCCTGA
- the polA gene encoding DNA polymerase I → MANRPTFYILDAYSLIFQVFHAIPEMTSPSGGPTNASFGIFRDLLNLARDRKPDYLAAAFDGAGPVFRSDIFADYKANRAAMPDNLVPQIAVIRSIFEGFNVPVLVMPGMEADDVIATLARRGEERGLDVFICTSDKDARQLISDHVKILNLRKNTIMDEEALEKDWGIRPSQVVDFLSLTGDTVDNVPGIPGIGPVLASGYLKQFGDLDTLLANPDQVKGPKKQQAIREHADLARRARTLVALRDDLELELDWEALKASPPNVAALRTICIDSGFHRFIAELSESTGPETPETPRAEWVAQYSTVDTPEAFRDFLEELRKQERFCIDTETTSLNPLLSSLVGIAVSWKSGEGYYIPLRAPIGFRILDPQLVLDGLRPILADPKVEKIGQNLKYDMLAFNRAGVAIEGPITDTMILSYLLESGERNHSLDQLSDRLLGHTMIPISALIGKGKNQLRMDQIDVPRIAEYAGEDADATWRIYEILAPRVREEGLWELYSDLERPLISILAAMEEIGVKVDVPRLEQLSGEFAVRLARMEEEIHHLAGRPFNINSVPQLRQILFEELKLPKLQKTPGGELSTATEVLEELASKHPLPALLVQHRQLTKLKGTYLDALPLLVHPEDGRIHASFNQGVAATGRLSSSDPNLQNIPVRTEEGRQIRQAFVAEGPDKKLLTADYSQIELRVLAHFSGDPTLQRAFAADHDIHRSVAAKIYGVSEDQVDDTMRRVAKTVNFGVIYGLSPFGLAGRLGIKQAEAARYIDAYFQEYQGVDQFITRTLESAQTAGRVETILGRRRPIAGIKATTGRNRNLAERLAVNTVIQGSAADLIKRAMILVDRRLREAKLKARMILQIHDELLFESPVDELPALAALVRDEMTGALALSVPLRVDLAVGANWLDVETPDF, encoded by the coding sequence ATGGCGAACCGCCCGACGTTCTACATTCTGGACGCGTACTCCCTGATTTTCCAGGTCTTCCACGCGATCCCCGAGATGACCAGCCCGTCGGGAGGGCCGACCAACGCTTCGTTCGGGATCTTTCGCGACCTGCTCAACCTCGCCCGCGACCGCAAGCCCGACTACCTCGCCGCCGCCTTCGACGGCGCGGGCCCCGTCTTTCGGTCGGACATCTTCGCCGATTACAAGGCGAATCGCGCCGCGATGCCCGACAACCTGGTCCCCCAGATCGCCGTCATCCGCAGCATCTTCGAGGGGTTCAACGTCCCGGTCCTGGTCATGCCGGGAATGGAGGCCGACGACGTCATCGCCACTCTCGCCCGCCGCGGCGAGGAGCGGGGGCTCGACGTCTTCATCTGCACCTCCGACAAGGACGCCCGCCAGCTCATCAGCGATCACGTCAAGATCCTCAACCTTCGCAAGAACACCATCATGGATGAGGAGGCCCTCGAGAAGGATTGGGGGATCCGCCCCTCGCAGGTGGTCGATTTCTTGTCGCTGACCGGCGACACGGTGGACAACGTCCCCGGGATTCCCGGGATCGGGCCCGTGCTGGCGTCGGGGTACCTGAAACAGTTCGGCGACCTCGACACCCTGCTGGCCAATCCCGACCAGGTGAAAGGCCCCAAGAAGCAGCAGGCCATCCGCGAGCACGCCGATCTGGCACGCCGGGCCCGGACCCTCGTCGCGCTTCGCGACGACCTGGAGCTGGAACTGGACTGGGAGGCGTTGAAGGCGTCGCCGCCGAACGTCGCCGCCCTGCGTACGATTTGCATCGACTCGGGCTTTCACCGCTTCATCGCCGAGCTGAGCGAGTCCACGGGGCCCGAAACTCCCGAGACGCCCCGGGCCGAATGGGTCGCACAGTATTCGACGGTGGACACCCCCGAAGCGTTCCGAGATTTCTTGGAAGAGTTGCGGAAACAGGAGCGGTTCTGCATCGACACCGAGACGACCTCGCTCAATCCGCTCCTTTCGAGCCTGGTCGGGATCGCCGTCTCCTGGAAGTCCGGGGAGGGTTATTACATCCCGCTGAGGGCCCCGATCGGCTTCCGCATCCTCGACCCGCAACTCGTGCTCGACGGCCTGAGGCCGATCCTAGCCGACCCGAAGGTCGAGAAGATCGGCCAGAACCTCAAGTACGACATGCTCGCCTTCAACCGGGCCGGGGTCGCGATCGAGGGGCCGATCACCGATACGATGATCCTCAGCTATCTACTGGAGAGCGGCGAACGCAATCACAGCCTGGACCAGCTTTCGGACCGGCTGCTCGGCCACACGATGATTCCGATTTCGGCGCTGATCGGCAAAGGCAAGAACCAGCTCCGCATGGACCAGATCGACGTCCCGCGGATCGCCGAGTACGCCGGCGAGGACGCCGACGCGACCTGGCGCATCTACGAGATCCTCGCCCCCCGGGTCCGCGAGGAGGGCCTCTGGGAGCTGTATTCGGACCTGGAGCGTCCCCTGATCTCGATCCTGGCCGCGATGGAGGAAATCGGGGTGAAGGTCGACGTGCCCCGGCTGGAGCAGCTCTCGGGAGAGTTCGCCGTCCGGCTCGCCAGGATGGAAGAAGAGATCCATCACCTCGCGGGCCGTCCCTTCAACATCAACTCGGTGCCCCAACTTCGCCAGATCCTCTTCGAAGAACTCAAGCTCCCCAAGCTTCAGAAAACCCCCGGCGGCGAGCTGAGCACGGCGACCGAGGTGCTGGAGGAACTCGCGAGCAAGCATCCGCTCCCCGCCCTGCTCGTCCAGCATCGACAGCTCACGAAGCTCAAGGGGACCTATCTCGACGCCCTCCCCTTGCTCGTGCACCCCGAAGACGGCCGGATCCACGCCTCGTTCAATCAGGGGGTCGCCGCGACCGGGAGGCTCAGTTCGAGCGATCCCAATCTCCAGAACATCCCGGTCCGGACGGAAGAGGGGCGGCAGATCCGCCAGGCCTTCGTCGCAGAAGGCCCGGACAAGAAGCTCCTGACGGCGGACTACTCCCAGATCGAGCTTCGGGTCCTCGCCCACTTCTCGGGCGACCCGACGCTTCAGAGGGCTTTCGCGGCCGACCACGACATCCACCGTTCGGTCGCGGCCAAGATCTACGGCGTGTCCGAAGACCAGGTCGACGACACGATGCGTCGGGTCGCCAAGACGGTGAATTTCGGCGTCATTTACGGGTTAAGCCCCTTCGGGCTCGCCGGTCGCTTGGGGATCAAGCAGGCCGAAGCCGCGCGGTACATCGACGCCTACTTCCAGGAGTACCAGGGGGTCGACCAGTTCATCACACGGACGCTCGAATCGGCCCAGACGGCGGGGAGGGTCGAGACCATCCTGGGGCGGCGGCGGCCGATCGCGGGGATCAAGGCGACGACCGGCCGGAACCGCAACCTCGCGGAACGGTTGGCGGTGAACACCGTCATCCAGGGGTCGGCGGCCGACCTCATCAAGCGGGCCATGATCCTCGTCGACCGCCGGCTCCGCGAGGCGAAGCTCAAGGCTCGCATGATCCTCCAGATCCACGACGAATTGCTGTTCGAGAGCCCCGTCGACGAGCTGCCCGCCCTGGCCGCGCTGGTCCGCGATGAGATGACCGGCGCCCTGGCGCTCTCGGTCCCGCTGCGCGTCGACCTGGCGGTGGGGGCGAACTGGCTGGACGTCGAGACTCCCGATTTTTGA